Proteins encoded by one window of Culicoides brevitarsis isolate CSIRO-B50_1 chromosome 2, AGI_CSIRO_Cbre_v1, whole genome shotgun sequence:
- the LOC134831148 gene encoding beta-1,3-galactosyltransferase 6, whose protein sequence is MSKLIRNILQVFINLLHTKLTLIIAFSCGLLVSHLTSRYNSGCVENQKLHDNSYFVVVLVLSAPNNLERRNAIRETWLNLRPRIINNSFYNNEVILLPRKDTDGKIEPESVETQRLLLQKYKQWLQMETKNIKVGDYKVRHYFAIGTKNLDATTRKAVKDEQAVFNDLLLLPDLVDSYENLTNKLLQSFVQVETQLDYNYLLKCDDDTYVKLDILSQDLLDYHQAVEKRVYPHGVDNKDASHNQWGLYWGYFNGRAQIKTAGKWKETSFNLCDRYLPYALGGGYVISRNLVSYLAKHHDTLNTYLSEDITVGTWLAPFKHIHRRHDVRFDTGYKPRICRNYHLVLHKRDPNDMKQIYKNDYCANEDTTSLPKEYFYDWTAAPSKCCDTKA, encoded by the exons atgtcaaagttgATACGGAATATTCTTCAAGTCTTCATAAACTTATTGCACACGAAACTTACCTTAATTATCGCATTTTCATGCGGTTTACTCGTCAGTCATTTGACTTCTCGCTACAATTCCGGGTGTgtcgaaaatcaaaaactgcaCGACAATTCTTACTTTGTCGTTGTTTTAGTTTTATCCGCTCCAAACAATTTAGAAAGACGAAATGCGATACGTGAAACATGGCTTAATTTGCGCCCTCGAATCATCAATAATTCCTTTTACAATAACGAAGTGATTTTACTTCCTCGAAAAGACACTGATGGAAAAATTGAACCGGAGAGTGTTGAGACTCAACGATTGTTGTTGCAAAAGTACAAACAATGGTTGCAAATGGAAACGAAAAACATCAAAGTTGGAGATTACAAAGTGCGACACTATTTTGCCattggaacaaaaaatttggatgCGACAACACGAAAAGCTGTAAAAGACGAACAAGCGGTATTCAATGATTTACTTTTGTTGCCGGATCTCGTTGATTCTTATGAAAACTtgacaaataaattgttacaaaGTTTTGTTCAAGTAGAAACGCAACTCGATTACAATTACCTCTTGAAATGTGACGATGATACATATGTTAAGCTTGATATCTTGTCTCAAGATCTCCTCGATTATCATCAAGCTGTTGAAAAGAGAGTTTATCCTCATGGAGTTGATAATAAAGATGCATCTCACAACCAATGGGGACTTTATTGGGGATATTTCAATGGAAGAGCTCAAATAAAAACAGCTGGAAAATGGAAAGAAACTTCTTTTAACTTGTGTGATCGATATTTACCTTATGCATTAGGCG gAGGATATGTAATTTCCCGAAATTTGGTTTCATACCTTGCTAAACATCATGACACTTTGAACACTTACTTGAGTGAAGATATCACAGTTGGAACATGGCTTGCGCCCTTTAAACATATCCACAGAAGACATGATGTTCGTTTTGACACGGGATACAAGCCTCGAATTTGTCGTAATTATCATCTCGTGTTACACAAAAGAGATCCAAATGACATGaaacaaatttacaaaaacgaTTATTGCGCGAATGAAGATACGACGTCACTACCAAAAGAATATTTCTATGATTGGACCGCTGCTCCATCGAAATGCTGTGATACTAAAGCATAA